From one Acinonyx jubatus isolate Ajub_Pintada_27869175 chromosome B1, VMU_Ajub_asm_v1.0, whole genome shotgun sequence genomic stretch:
- the FGFBP1 gene encoding fibroblast growth factor-binding protein 1, whose amino-acid sequence MRIHSLTLFFFLLLAAQVSLVKSKKEAKNRHVSKGTTEKLHTLGEPQIEPPKRLTKGKFVTQDHAKCRWEVTEQGKGIVLKVECTRQDNKFSCVFTGNPTSCLESNKKNVYWKQIGRNLRSQKVLCGDAKTILKTRVCRKKFPESNLKLVNSTLIWNKKPSQELMEPSSREQSKASEASLMQPNKAKGLSLKEHIKVKEHIPSGPAEIQTTATKDPKCAEDPDLIKQKMALDYCGESWSSICKFFITMIQDNTC is encoded by the coding sequence ATGAGGATCCATAGCCTCACCctgttcttcttccttcttctggctGCTCAGGTGTCACTGGTGAAGagcaaaaaggaagcaaagaatagGCATGTCAGCAAAGGCACCACAGAGAAATTGCATACTCTGGGAGAGCcccagattgagccacccaagcgcctgaCCAAAGGCAAATTTGTCACCCAAGACCATGCCAAATGCAGATGGGAGGTAACTGAGCAAGGAAAGGGCATAGTGCTGAAGGTCGAGTGCACCCGACAGGACAACAAGTTTTCCTGTGTCTTTACGGGCAATCCAACTTCCTGCTTAGAGTCAAACAAGAAGAATGTCTATTGGAAACAAATTGGCCGGAACCTGCGCTCTCAGAAGGTCCTCTGTGGGGATGCCAAAACCATCCTGAAAACCAGGGTGTGCAGAAAGAAGTTTCCAGAATCCAATCTCAAGCTGGTGAATTCCACTCTGATTTGGAACAAGAAACCCAGCCAGGAGTTAATGGAACCCTCATCCAGGGAGCAGAGCAAAGCCAGTGAAGCCTCCCTCATGCAGCCTAACAAAGCCAAAGGGTTATCCCTTAAGGAGCACATAAAGGTCAAAGAACACATCCCCTCTGGCCCAGCAGAGATCCAGACCACAGCCACCAAGGATCCCAAGTGTGCAGAGGACCCAGACTTGATAAAGCAGAAGATGGCCCTGGACTACTGTGGGGAATCCTGGAGCTCCATCTGCAAATTCTTCATCACCATGATCCAGGACAATACATGCTAA